One window of the Canis aureus isolate CA01 chromosome 1, VMU_Caureus_v.1.0, whole genome shotgun sequence genome contains the following:
- the TMEM147 gene encoding BOS complex subunit TMEM147, with product MTLFHFGNCFALAYFPYFITYKCSGLSEYNAFWKCVQAGVTYLFVQLCKMLFLATFFPTWEGGIYDFIGEFMKASVDVADLIGLNLVMSRNAGKGEYKIMVAALGWATAELIMSRCIPLWVGARGIEFDWKYIQMSIDSNISLVHYIVASAQVWMITRYDLYHTFRPAVLLLMFLSVYKAFVMETFVHLCSLGSWTALLARAVVTGLLALSTLALYVAVVNVHS from the exons ATGACCCTGTTCCACTTCGGGAACTGCTTCGCCCTGGCCTACTTCCCGTACTTCATCACCTACAAGTGCAGCGGCCT GTCGGAGTACAACGCCTTCTGGAAGTGCGTGCAGGCCGGCGTCACCTACCTCTTCGTGCAGCTGTGCAAG ATGCTGTTCCTGGCCACTTTTTTTCCCACCTGGGAAGGCGGCATCTATGACTTCATCGGG GAGTTCATGAAGGCCAGCGTGGATGTGGCGGACCTGATCGGCCTCAACCTTGTCATGTCCCGGAACGCAGGCAAGGGGGAGTACAAGATCATGGTtgctgccctgggctgggccaccGCCGAGCTCATTATGTCCCG CTGCATCCCTCTCTGGGTTGGAGCCCGGGGCATTGAGTTTGACTGGAAGTACATCCAGATGAGCATTGACTCCAACATCAGTCTG gtccATTACATCGTCGCATCTGCCCAGGTCTGGATGATAACACGCTACGACCTGTACCACACTTTTCGGCCAGCGGTCCTCCTCCTGATGTTCCTCAGCGTCTACAAGGCCTTTGTCATGGA GACCTTCGTCCACCTCTGTTCCCTGGGCAGCTGGACAGCACTGCTGGCCCGGGCAGTGGTGACAGGGCTGCTGGCCCTCAGCACCCTGGCCCTCTACGTAGCCGTCGTCAACGTGCACTCCTAG